The Salvelinus sp. IW2-2015 linkage group LG4q.2, ASM291031v2, whole genome shotgun sequence genome includes the window TTAGGTTAGTGGAACAATACAGATATTTAAGAATGTCCAAATGCATGGGATCCTTCATGAACCCTGGCATGAAAGAGTTTGCCTGTTTACTTTTTAACACCAAAACCATGGCTTCATTATCTGGTAGTTATTCTGTTGATGGAACATCCTGGCTGTGTATTTGGTTTTAGTTCTTTCACTGTAAACGAAATGTCTCTATTTAGGTTTTCAGATAAATCTGAGGAGAGAGTACAGGGGCCTCCAGATAGAGGTGAGAAATTCACTCTGTAATAAATTGGAAACATTCTTGTCAACTCAAACACTGAGGAATAGTCAGACCATAWTCAAGTGATACCCAATAATTGTTGAACTTGTTTCATTTCAAGGAGGAAGAAATGCAAGGAGAGGTTACCCCAAATCAAATGCTGAGTCACGGGGTGAGTTGGAATGCTGTAAACTGTGCACCAGCAGCTGAATCAGTTCAACATCAGTGTTGAAGTTCTAAGTACATGCTACTTACTGATCGAGGAACCATTCTGATGTTTCTCTTGTTTGTATTGACAGTTCAGCAACCACGGGGAAGAGACAAGGGGGTTAAAAAAGTGCCAGCGGTCAGCAGTAAAGCCAAGGGCAAGGATCGGCTGACTGGGAGGGCCAGGAGGTGAGTAGCAGCAGATTTAAATTGTAGTAGCAGCCCGTGTTGAGAGAAGgaaaccacacacatacagtagcctgGCTGTATGCAAAACACACTGGGACTTACTCTAAAGGTGCACATTTGTCAAATGATAAAAAAACATTCACTTTCTCACACTTATTTTAAAAAGCCAACTGTTCCAGCGTTTTATACTGTAGCCATTCGTGAGGCTAGAATGCTTTTAGTCTGTTAGCAGTGCTTGAGAGGCAGGTGTAGGTGGCTGTGCAGTTCTCTGAGATTGAGCTAGCCATGGGAAAGAGCAGTCAGGTCTGTCCAGACAGTGGTCCCTGGCCTCAGTGGCCTGTTATTAGGCTTTGCTGCTGGTGCAAATGGGAAAAGAGCAGCGCGTGAAGAGAACTGCTGAGACCAGCCTAGAGCATCTCTCAGGATGTGCAGAGACGATGATTAAACACACACGTGTGtaagaggacctatcatccttctcCATTTTCTTCTCGTCTCACTCACACGCTATATttattctatctctctctatttgtgATACCATACAGAAcagaaatagtgttttttctgtgtatttttcTAAGCGCAAAAGCACTCTTTGTTACCTGGATACTGAAGTACATAGACCACTCATTCTGAATGCTTCTAATTATAAACCTTTTAACATTTCAGATGGGATGCCAGCYAGGATGGGGATGGTTTGCAGGTGGGGTTTAAACTGAATGCTTTGCTTTgataatgtacactgaacaaaatataaacgcaacaaatactgtaaagtgttggtcccatgtttcatgagcggaaataaaaaaatcacagaaatgttcgatatgcacaaaaagcttatttctcttaaattWtgtgcacaaatttgtttccatccctgttggtgagcatttttcctttgccaagataatcgctccacctgacaggtgtggcatatcaagaagctgattaacacaacatgatcattacacaggtgcaccttgtgctggggacaataaaaggccactttaaaagtgccgttttgtcacacaacacaacacaatgccacagatgtctcaagttttgagggtgtatgcaattggcatgttgactgcagggatgtccaccagagcttttgccagagaatttaatgttKatttctctaccataagctgcctccgacgttgttttagagaatttggcagttcgtCCAACTGGCCTCCAGTTGGTCTACAACCGTAGACGGTctacaaccgtagaccacgtgtgctgaggagtatttctgtctgtaataaagccattttgtagctcagtaaaatctttaaaattgtatgttgcgttttatatttttgttctgtatagctCTGTGCTTTGATGAAAGATGGCTGTGCTTGGGCTCATATTACCAATGGAATTTGTTTTTGGTTCTTTAGGCCTCCGAGACAAGTTTGGAYGAATTCTTAGAAGAGTTTGATGCTTTGGGTGGGCCTGACGTAGACGACTCCACTGCAGAAACTCCAGAGGTCAAAGATGTTTACCTCAAAATTGAGTCTTTCCTGACCCCGGATGTGGTGAAGACCGAGYAGGTGAGTGGACCCGTCAGTCCTGCCCTGGACCAAGCCGACTGGTTTCAAGCCCCAGCCGACACCTCAGAGGAGGGTACACCCAGACAGGAGAAGGCTAKGGAATCGTCCCCTCGAGCTGCAGAGAAGAAGGTCCGCTTCTCGGTGGAGCTCAAGGGGCCCGGGGCCTACGAGCAGCCCAGTACGGGAGCCCAGAACTCTGCCCGCTCAGAAACCAAGGGAGCCAGCACTTTAAAAGTGTCCTCCCCCAGCAAAAACAGCTATGAGGTGGAGAAGCAGGCCCCCGAGGGCCCTCCGAAGGACGCTGGTAATGCCCTGGACCAGGGTAATAAACCTGCTAAAGCTCTCCAGGCACAAAGCTCATCGGATSGGCAGACACCGGGGCAGGAGGGCTCTGAGCTTGCCGATTCCTCCAAAACAGAGTGTGCTGAAAGCGGCCATGACAGTGTGCCCACCCCTGTTTTTCCCACTTCACACAGCAATGTCAAAGACGCTGCCCCTCCACAGGAGAATGCTGTCCAGCCTTTAGAACATGCTAAGAGCAATAGCAACAGAAATACAGGTAGGCAATTGTTTTGTTCATGGATGCTCCCTGTCAAATAGGTACAGTGAATAGTTATCACTATGATGTAACGTTAAAAAAAATGGGTTCCCTTCACAGAGGAACTGATTGACTCTAGTCTGTCTGTTCTGAGGCTGGAGTCAGGAGAGACTCACCCAACCCACACCACCAGCACTGACAAGGTCAGTACAgactgagaggatggatggatggatggatggatggatggatggatggatggatggatggatggatggatggatggatgactcaTGTGCATTGTAGTCTGGACTGAGAGATGGAGCGAATGAGACAAAAAAactggatggatagagagataaGTGTGTATGATTCATCAGGGCTGCAAAATGTGGATATTTGATTGCTGCATGAGGGTTCACTATGCTCTTCTGTAGTGTTCAAGTGGATTTAAAATAGCTGAGAGACCATGCATATTCAGATTCCAGCTCTTCACCACTGTAGCATGGTGCATTACCAACCACTTGTGCAAAAATAAGTACTGTATGCCTACCATTGAGTAAAAACAATAATGTACTTACTTACACTTATTTAAAAATGCACATTGTTTAACCCCTTTTTCATTGTTTTGTTTCATAGGCAAGAGAAAATGGGAAGATTGTTTGAAGGACTTTCAACGTTTATATGAATTAGTCAATATGTAAAACCAAAACATGCTTAAGTAGAGAATTTACCATAAGCCTTTTCAGTTTAAAGTGGAACTCKCAGCactttaactactttgcagatatgaaacagacaatcataatatcagtcaaaaatatcacattcccagttcatgctacaaaaccaactttttataagaggttttaaaaataggttctatttgacaaAAAATTCCATGACGTagagtaaggcattgttggcagaatagatggatgcagttcaatgRatgattcatataattcaccaatacatttcatggtagtccaaaaaatatcgCTATCAgcttgtaaatcacagctggcctggtacattgtttgctgcctccattcgggatgcactgtttcagtttcaatgacgcaatattttgtccaaaatattgacaAATATAATTTAGGCTCGGAATGTCAATACAATAGTGATGGACATTCAGAGTATTTTCTGTGAGTTGGCTAATTTGGCTCCGTTCACTTAAAAGAGCTGGCTCATTTGGCTCTGAAACGGCTCTTTGTTCCAAATGCTTAAAAATGGACTTTGACCCATGATTTTTAGAAKCACCTAGAACCAATCTCCAATGTTAAGCccaaaaagtaggctaccattTATATCAGATCGGGAAATTcggattcaaatatatttttacctgGCCAAATTTATTCGAttattattagtttaagcactgCAAAAATTAGTGTGGACCcgaatatatgcatagtatttgtatagtagcagtatgcaaatcaggAAGCCAAATGAACGTCTCTTTCAACAATGCAATTCGGTTCCCGATGTTCACCAAAAAGTTATGTTCAAGCTAACGACCCATCactacaatcaaactagcaagggcaatgatcacaagtcagccATAACYTGGCTAATAGGCTAGCGTYtctatttatgtagctatttatttagcaagctaaaaacactgaGCCAAATgagctagctgctgggaggatgtcatgtcattggatgagtgggtgagtgaccgaCTTTTTCCACTCATATCGTTTTTCGGTGGCAACAGCTAGAGATtaatttggttagctagcaagagatGTGAAtcgcttggctagctagctagctatgctgaacttgaacgacCGTTACACACAGTTTGCATGCAgatctcttagttgtcaatcaaatgtatttggcatcaaTCAAATGGGCGGGCAggcagttcccattcagttgtcaaaacgtaggttgggacaagcatgcattggcaggcaagctgcagaagggtTAGCAGGCTACTTATTCTCAATCGTTTCAGTGCAATTTTGAGGGCCAACTACAAGCTGAAaaggtttgagagggtttatctattCTTGCATCGTTAGATTTTAAATCATCTAGCTCTGGCTAACATTAGTTGTTGATTTTAGGGAGGGATAATCTACCTGTTATTGATTGTTTGTTCAATTGGAcggtaaagttcccaaatgtaagaggagtcccgtggtgtttacatatttgcagaaatccattttCAGGTGTATTTTTTGGCTAATGGtttaaagtcacgctgttgctactgcctgtaaacacacagtccagttcaaagtgaaagatggcaggcccatgtggcaaatggcttatttgcatatagacCTACTGTGTAGAGTCCGGTCTGTGTAGAATCCGGTTCTGGACAGGACTGACACGTTTttaattaggttttatttactgcggtgtctattaattgtccaaatgcaGGGCCGCTTTCCCCACTACATAttactatagaattttcacaaatgccttactctACATAATTTCCAAGCATTCTATGAAAGTGTGAAAGtaggaaaaaaaaacattttagtgctcgcttgtcagaaaatgctgtcagttccactttaatagCACATTTGCTTCCAATAGCTCTTTGAAGATGTCCTGTGCCTAGTTGGTCAAGAGACTAGCATCCACAATGTTCTTTCATTTGAAACGATGCTAGTTGCTCACAGTGGGAAAAGGAAACGATAAATGTTCAAAGTAAGTCATTTTGAGAATTTTGTCTGCTTGAAAATACTTACAAGCACTTTATTCTTTGAGGTATGAGTATTGACATGTCATACATTATGTAAGTGTGCTATTTGAATGGCAAACTTATGTTGAATGGCTGTCTTTGTTTACATTTGAAGTATTATTTCAAAATACCAGTCKTAATGCTTGTATTAGTTCAGTTCCTATGGATGACTAACCTACATGACCTGAACAGGCCCTGCGTTTAAACTTCACCCGCCGCAAGTGATTGTCAATCAAATTACCTGGTGTTGTGTCAATCTTTGCCTTAGCAGTAGGCCTAATTTGAATGATGAAATATAATTAGCATTATAAGCTTATAGTTCTACTGTACACTGGCTGTATTTACAGTGCCGTGAAAGTATTTGTCTCCTTATACRcaataactggttgtgccacctttagctgcaatgactgcaatgTGCTGCACATATTTTTGTgtctgaatgttatcagatcttcaaccaaaacctaatattagataaagggaacctgcttttacaaataacaaaaaaatatgcagTATATACTtatcttatttatttaattaacaaagttatgcaacacccaattcccctgtgtgaaaaagtaactgCCCCCTTATATTCAAWWACTGGTTGTGCCACTTTAAGCTGCAATaactccaaccaaacgcttcctgtagttgttgatcagtctctcacgtcactATGGAGGAATTTTGTCCCAGTCTTGCAtgtagaactgctttaactcagcgacatttctGGGTTTTTAAGCacgaactgctcgtttcaagtcctgccacaacatctcaaattgggattaggtctggactttaactaggccattccaaaacttcaaatgtgttgctttctagccattttcatgtagacttgattgtgtgttttggatcattgttttgctgcatgacccagctgtgcttaAGCTTCAGCTcccagacggatggcctgacattctcctgtagaattctctgatacagagcagaattcatggtttcttctattaaggcaagtcgtccaMgtcctgaggcagcaaagcatccccaaaccatcacactaccaccaccatgcttgaccgttggtatgatgTTCTTACTGTAGAATGCTGTGTTTGGTGTTctccagacataatgggacccatgtcgttcaaaaagttgactcaagtttgtcAAAAAGCACCTGAAAACACCTGGATGATAATCAAGACttttggaagaatgttctatggacagatgattcaaaagtataactttttgcacactgagttacagcagttttgcattgaagagtgggccaaaattccttcacagcgacgtgagagactgatcaactacTACTGGAAGTTTAgggttccagtcattgcagctaaaYGtgacacaaccagttattgagtgtaagggggaaattactttttcacacataAAATAactatgtaattgttgtgttatttgttcactcaggttctatttatctaatattaggttttggttgaagatctgataacattcggtatcaaaaatatacaaaagtagAGAACATtaaaaagggggcaaatacttttcatGGCACTGTATGTAACTTTTCTTATTATCAATTAACTAGAAAGCGCCGACCATTGCACTTATCTGTTGATATGATAGCTCATTCATTCATACAGTAGTTTACGGCTTGGTTTGGTGAAACCAGTTAcatgaagtaaaagtaaattcAAGTGCATTATTTAAGTGTGGGATTAATATGTAATATAAAGTTCAGTATACATTTTCtgctattttcaaatacaaatcgtattggcaaaaaaagtaaatatagCTAAAATGCTAGAAGGTTCCTCCTTCAATGATGGTTGTTAATTgttgcattgtttttcttcaaaGAAGATGTAGGAACTACTTCACGTTTAGTTTTGAGTGATGTGCTATTAACGAATGGTCAATGTTGATGTATTTCTCTCAATTGGATTGTCAAGTACTATTTGCTGGAGTYTAAACTCTTACTTGTTGACATTAGCAGATGGATTGCTTTATTTAAAGTAAGGAAAAGGTCATTATTCATTTCTCTGTTTTATCATACTTTGATAGACTGACAACAAAATATGACTGAGTGCCTTACCATGTAATAAATAGTAAGTGTATTAATGAAACACTTTCTTCTTTTTAGAGTACTTCTTTATGCAATTCAGTGTACAGCACATGTTGGAGAACATGGTATTAAAAGCACATTGCCATAGCCAAGTGACAATTTACAGGAGCAAGTTGAGGTTCTTTCGATTGTTATTAAAAGGAGCTGTGGAGGTGAAAAATAAAGAGTGAAATTGAGAGTGAACAGAATTGAAGTTATTTGTTGGGAGAAAACAGAAGTGAACAAATTGAtcctgggagagggagaaagggagggagttgTACGTAGGGAGTTTTTTGTGCGAAGTAGTGGAATTGACTTCAACCATGTGACTGTAGTGCAAAACGTACTTCTCCTGTTCAGTGCCTGTTCGATTTTAGATAAGGGTtacagtttgttt containing:
- the LOC111963212 gene encoding coiled-coil domain-containing protein 9B-like isoform X3, which translates into the protein MLKKEQKDVELDKKIEALRRKNEALMKRYQEVEEDKKRAEEEGMALQSPKGNAGDLTITINKSTTEPRVVMTKPGTCGSPXPKGVQDLGEREAEGNLLGSGRGRRKQLLVTMAGNTKGKRVVSERLERRPGPGPASLLNVKSPTEDGLHQHLVESAGRGKHQHTNTAKKDTGPQDEGGQGKGVTEERHWLSECEPYYQKSEGPGLAGDTDLTIPTSKEEQQEYLHWKKEREQIDRERVARHRNANGQWRRAWDMDKTENMFSDKSEERVQGPPDRGGRNARRGYPKSNAESRVQQPRGRDKGVKKVPAVSSKAKGKDRLTGRARRWDASXDGDGLQASETSLDEFLEEFDALGGPDVDDSTAETPEVKDVYLKIESFLTPDVVKTEXVSGPVSPALDQADWFQAPADTSEEGTPRQEKAXESSPRAAEKKVRFSVELKGPGAYEQPSTGAQNSARSETKGASTLKVSSPSKNSYEVEKQAPEGPPKDAGNALDQGNKPAKALQAQSSSDXQTPGQEGSELADSSKTECAESGHDSVPTPVFPTSHSNVKDAAPPQENAVQPLEHAKSNSNRNTEELIDSSLSVLRLESGETHPTHTTSTDKARENGKIV
- the LOC111963212 gene encoding coiled-coil domain-containing protein 9B-like isoform X1, whose translation is MACYIPVRQLSTVGQVXVDIEYLHDESGYVVEGSDYATSSDVMLKKEQKDVELDKKIEALRRKNEALMKRYQEVEEDKKRAEEEGMALQSPKGNAGDLTITINKSTTEPRVVMTKPGTCGSPXPKGVQDLGEREAEGNLLGSGRGRRKQLLVTMAGNTKGKRVVSERLERRPGPGPASLLNVKSPTEDGLHQHLVESAGRGKHQHTNTAKKDTGPQDEGGQGKGVTEERHWLSECEPYYQKSEGPGLAGDTDLTIPTSKEEQQEYLHWKKEREQIDRERVARHRNANGQWRRAWDMDKTENMFSDKSEERVQGPPDRGGRNARRGYPKSNAESRVQQPRGRDKGVKKVPAVSSKAKGKDRLTGRARRWDASXDGDGLQASETSLDEFLEEFDALGGPDVDDSTAETPEVKDVYLKIESFLTPDVVKTEXVSGPVSPALDQADWFQAPADTSEEGTPRQEKAXESSPRAAEKKVRFSVELKGPGAYEQPSTGAQNSARSETKGASTLKVSSPSKNSYEVEKQAPEGPPKDAGNALDQGNKPAKALQAQSSSDXQTPGQEGSELADSSKTECAESGHDSVPTPVFPTSHSNVKDAAPPQENAVQPLEHAKSNSNRNTEELIDSSLSVLRLESGETHPTHTTSTDKARENGKIV
- the LOC111963212 gene encoding coiled-coil domain-containing protein 9B-like isoform X2 codes for the protein MERPTSSDVMLKKEQKDVELDKKIEALRRKNEALMKRYQEVEEDKKRAEEEGMALQSPKGNAGDLTITINKSTTEPRVVMTKPGTCGSPXPKGVQDLGEREAEGNLLGSGRGRRKQLLVTMAGNTKGKRVVSERLERRPGPGPASLLNVKSPTEDGLHQHLVESAGRGKHQHTNTAKKDTGPQDEGGQGKGVTEERHWLSECEPYYQKSEGPGLAGDTDLTIPTSKEEQQEYLHWKKEREQIDRERVARHRNANGQWRRAWDMDKTENMFSDKSEERVQGPPDRGGRNARRGYPKSNAESRVQQPRGRDKGVKKVPAVSSKAKGKDRLTGRARRWDASXDGDGLQASETSLDEFLEEFDALGGPDVDDSTAETPEVKDVYLKIESFLTPDVVKTEXVSGPVSPALDQADWFQAPADTSEEGTPRQEKAXESSPRAAEKKVRFSVELKGPGAYEQPSTGAQNSARSETKGASTLKVSSPSKNSYEVEKQAPEGPPKDAGNALDQGNKPAKALQAQSSSDXQTPGQEGSELADSSKTECAESGHDSVPTPVFPTSHSNVKDAAPPQENAVQPLEHAKSNSNRNTEELIDSSLSVLRLESGETHPTHTTSTDKARENGKIV